The sequence below is a genomic window from Leisingera sp. M658.
AGGAAGCTGAACAGACACTCAACCTTGGCGAGGTGATTGAAACACTGAAGTCGGATTTCAGCCTTTCCGATGACCAGCTTGAGCGGGTGGGAGACGTCGAAACCATTGCCACGGATACCTTCAACTTCCGCCGTGTCCTGGAAAACCTTGTTGGCAATGCGGTCAAGTACCATCCCGCGCCGGACACCGCGAAGATATCCGTCAGCATTGTGGACGCAGCCGACCGGTATGACATATCCGTAAGGGACGATGGTGACGGTATTGCGCCGGAATTCCATACTAAAATTTTCGAAGTCTTTCAAACTCTGCGGCGGCCGAACCAGCCTGAGAGCACTGGCATTGGCTTGGCTATTGTGAAAAAAACGGTCGAACAGCATGGGTTTGGGGTTGAGTTGAAATCCGAGGTTGGACACGGCGCTGATTTCAGGTTTAGCTGGCCGAACAAAGGGGCTGCACACTCCTCCGCAAACCAAGAGAAAGCCGCCTGACGTGGAGAGCACGAAATGAATATCCTTTTGGTCGAGGACAATGACCTGGATGCGCTTATTCTGGAGCGCAATCTGAAGAAACTCTCCCCTGCTGCACAAATTGTCCGGGCATGCGATGGGCTGGAAGCGCTGGAAATCCTGACCACCGACAAGCTGCAGGACGTTCCACACCCTTTTTTCATTCTGCTGGACATCAACATGCCGCGCATGAACGGGCACGAATTCCTGGACGCCATGAGGGCAAAGGAAGATATTTCCAGCAACATCGTCTTCATGTTCACGACGTCCGAAAATCCGAAAGACATATCCCGGGCCTACGCCCGGAACGTGAGCGGCTACATTGTGAAGCCGATCTCTTCAGCCGGCACGCGGAAGGTATTGGGCGCGTTGCAGGATATGTGGGATATCTGCACACCTCCGATCTACTGCAGCGCCTAATCCGCACACACCGGCCCCAGGGCAAAACGGCTGAACATCTGAAGCGGTTGCCCGGTCTTTAGGCCAATCCTTGCCGTCACTGCCTCCAGTGGCTGTTGATACTGCCACAGCGAGCTGGCGCGCGCGCGGCATATCCTTAATGACCCAGGATGCGGACGCACAGTAGTGCCGCCCCTGAGATGCGCGGGATTGCGTTGGTGCAGCAAACCGTGCCGGCAAGCCCCGGCCCGGGAAACCTGCAGCAGGCTTTTGCGCGATTGCCGCCCCGTCTACCGCAGGATGCGCGCCAAAAGCTCAGCCTTGCGAAAGGGTTTGGACAGAAAATCGTTCATCCCCACGGCCATGCAAGCCTCCACGTCGCTAGGCTGCGCATTGGCTGTCAGCGCAATGATCGGGCATTCCGGCAGCGCGGCATCCTGCTCATACTGCCGGATTTTCCGGGTGGCCTCAAGCCCGCCCAGAACCGGCATCGACAGATCCATCAGGATCAGGTCGCAGCCAGCAGAGATATATGCCTCAAAGGCGAGCTGCCCGTTGGCCGCAAACAGCAGGTCTGCACCAGTAGGTTTCAACATCTTCCTGACGACCAGCTGGTTGGTCTTGTTGTCCTCGGCGACAAGGATCCTCATCCCCTTCAACGCCTCTGCCGGCAGCTCTGACGGGGTGTTTACCGCCTGAATATTCAACGCCAGTCTTTGATCCTGGACGCAGGAAACGCCGTCTTCTGGGCTGGCGGCGCCATCCTCTGCATCCGCCTGCCTTAAATCCAGATGGACCGTAAAGACCGCCCCCTGCCCCGGCACCGATGCCACGTCGATCCTGCCGCCCATCCGCTCAACCAGCGCACGGGTGATTGCCAATCCCAGGCCGGTGCCCTCTACCACCCTTGTGGTCTGGCGGTTGACCTGTTCGAACGCAGAAAAAATCTGTTCAATCTGCGACTGGTCGATCCCCGGGCCGGTGTCGCTTACAGAGATGCGCAGCGGATGTTTCGCAGCGCCAGGGTCATAGGAAACGCTGGCAGTCACCTGGCCGGTGCCGGTGAATTTGATCGCATTACCCAGCAGGTTCATCAGGATTTGCCGGATCTTGCTGGCGTCCCCGATAAATGCCCGCGGGACGTCAGCGGGATAATCGGTGCGAAGATCGAGCCCCTTATAGGCCGCCTTTGCCCACAGCAGGGTCCCCACATCCTGGACAAGGTCCAACAGGGAAAAGGGAGCATCCCGCAATGAGATTTTGTCCGCCTGAATTTTGGAAAAATCCAGAACATCGTTGATCACGCTCAGCAAGGCGGTGGCCGAATTGAAAATCGTGTCCGCGAACAAAGCCTGCTGGTCATCAAGTGCTGTTTCTTTCAGCAATTCACACATCCCGAGTATGCCGTTCATCGGGGTTCTGATTTCGTGGCTCATGTTGGCCAGAAACCGCTCTTTTGCCTGGCTTGCCTCCTCCGCCTTGTCGAGGGCCAGCCGGGTGAGCTCCAACGCCTCGTCCCGCTCACGCTCAGACGTGATATCAGTGGAGGAGCCGACGAGGTAGACCAGCCTGCCGTCATCATTGAAGACAGGCCGCAGCGTCGTGCTGAGGTATTTTGTTTTCTGAACAGCCGGAAGGACGATGTCGTAGGTGGCTTCCCTGCCTGCGGCTATGACGTCAAGGTGGTGGTTCAAGGCGCGGCGGCCAGTCGCCCCGCCATAAAGCTCAAGCGCGGTTTTGCCGGCGAAATCGTCAAATCCGAGCTTGGTGAATTCCTGCGCCTTTGTATTCATCGCCACATAGCGCGGCAGGCCGTCGCCCCCCACTTTCAGGACGATCACTGCAATTTCAACTGAGTCCAAAACTTCAAAATGATCGGAAAATTCATCTTGTTGCACGAGTTGTTCCTGCAGTGGCAAAGTTTTCAAATCCGGTTGCCCGCATTCATTCAAATAGACTTACAAGATATTCGTTAGCGAAACATAGGCAATCCGGAATTTGGATCTGTTCGTTGCCCCGTGACAGTCGGCAGCTTGCCCGGCGGCGGCCCCTGTTTTCCTTGCCACGCTTGCGGATTCTGGATACAGCCACCCCCATGTTGGACACCGCTTCGAACCACCCCGAACTGCCGCCCGAAATTGCCCGCCGCCGGACCTTTGCGATCATTTCGCACCCGGACGCCGGCAAGACCACGCTGACTGAAAAGTTCCTGCTGTACGGCGGTGCGATTCAGATGGCCGGGCAGGTGCGCGCCAAGGGTGAGGCGCGGCGCACGCGCTCGGACTTCATGCAGATGGAAAAGGACCGCGGAATCTCGGTCTCCGCCTCGGCAATGTCATTTGATTTCAGCGGCTTCCGCTTTAACCTGGTGGATACGCCCGGCCACTCGGACTTTTCCGAGGACACCTACCGCACGCTGACTGCGGTGGATGCGGCAGTGATGGTGATCGACGGCGCCAAAGGCGTGGAAAGCCAGACCCAAAAGCTGTTTGAAGTCTGCCGTCTGCGCGACCTTCCGATCCTGACTTTCTGTAACAAGATGGACCGCGAAAGCCGGGACACCTTTGAGATCATTGATGAGATCCAGCAGAACCTGGCGATTGACGTGACACCTGCCAGCTGGCCGATTGGCGTGGGCCGCGAATTTATCGGCTGTTATGACATGCTGCGCGACCGGCTGGAGCTGATGGACCGCGCCGACCGCAACAAGGTTGCAGAAAGCATTGAGATTAACGGCTTGGACGACCCAAGGCTGGCTGAACATGTGCCGGAACACCTGCTGGAACAGCTGTTGGAAGAGGTCGAGATGGCCCGCGAGCTGTTGCCCGCGCTGGACCCTCAATCGGTGCTGGAGGGGCATATGACCCCGATCTGGTTCGGCTCGGCGATCAACTCCTTCGGGGTGAAGGAGCTGATGGACGGTATCGGCGCCTATGGCCCCGAACCGCAGCCGCAATCCGCCCAGCCCCGCCAGGTGGCGCCGGAAGAGAAAAAGGTCGCGGGTTTCGTTTTCAAGGTGCAGGCCAATATGGACCCCAAGCACCGCGACCGGGTGGCCTTTGTCCGCATGGCGTCGGGTCATTTCAAACGCGGAATGAAACTGACCCATGTGCGCACCAAAAAACCGATGGCGATTTCCAACCCGGTGCTGTTCCTGGCCTCAGACCGCGAATTGGCGGAAGAAGCCTGGGCCGGCGATATCATCGGCATTCCGAACCACGGCCAGCTGCGTATCGGCGATACGCTGACCGAGGGCGAGGCGATCAGGGTGACCGGCATCCCATCGTTTGCACCGGAACTGCTGCAAGGTGTGCGGGCGGGCGATCCGATGAAGGCCAAGCATCTGGAAAAGGCACTGATGCAGTTTGCCGAAGAAGGGGCTGCCAAAGTATTCAAGCCCTCGATCGGCTCCGGCTTCATCGTTGGCGTTGTCGGCCAGTTGCAGTTCGAGGTTCTCGCCTCACGGATTGAGATGGAATACGGCCTGCCGGTGCGGTTTGAGGCCAGCCAGTTCACCTCGGCCCGCTGGGTCAACGGGGAGCGGGCAGCAGTGGACAAGTTCACCAACGCCAACAAGCAGCATATCGCCCATGATCACGACGGCGATGTCGTCTACCTTACGCGGCTGCAATGGGACATTGACCGGGTGGTGCGCGACTATCCGGACTTGAAACTGACCGCGACCAAGGAAATGATGGTCTGACAGAAACGCAGTATTTAGAAAAACAGCGCATTGAAACCCGTCATGGACCTGGATCAACAGAACTACCCTGGCGGTTTTTTTGCGCTGATGCGGCGGCTGGAGACGCGCGAGGCGCCTTTCGACGATCCGCTGTCGGTGCTGCCGCCCCCGGACGTTGATCTGAATGCACTTAAGGCAGCGTTGGTCTCCTGCGCACCTGACATGGACAGCATGCCGGAAAACCGCAGGCATGCGTTGCGCAAGCAGGCGATTTTACGCGCTGAGTTTGCTGGCCAGCCTGAAATTTGGGCGCTTCATGCAGTTTGCATTGCCATTCTGCGCAGGCGCGCCGCTCCGCCGCAGGCGCGGCAGTTGTTTCTGCGGATCTGGTCGGAACAGGGCGACGCGCTGGCCCGCGAACTGCCAGTGCGCTGGATGATATCGGCAGCGGCTACATTTGCCGATCATGGGGAAACCATAGACCAACGCTTGGGCGGACAGGGGCTGATGCTGCTGTTCGACCTGATCAAGCTTCACGACAGTGAGCGCCGTCAGAGCGGGCAGAAAAACAGCGTTGGCTTTCCCCGGACCCGCGGCGGTTCAAAGCCGGACGATCTGGGCTTTGGCTTGGAGCCCTATTCACTGCCAAGCGGGGATTTGGACAAGAACATGCTGGCCCGGCTGTGGCGCTATGCCGAGAATGACGCGGTTCTCCGGCCTTTGGGAACACGCATGCTGCAGATGGTCATGAATGATCCGCGCAGCATCTTCGCCCGGATCCAACGCTATAAGGACAGGCCCGCCTCTGATGAGCGGTGAGCAGATCAAATGGGGTGTCGTCAGCACCATCAAGGCAGACGCAGGCGATATCCTGACCTTTGCGGCCCATCACCTTGAGGCCGGGGCGCACAGACTGTTTCTGTATCTGGACGCCCCCTGCCCGGACGCTTTTCCGCATCTGAAAGCACACCCCAAGATCCGGGTCACCGAATGCAACGAGACCTACTGGCGGCGGATGGGCCGACGGCCGGTCAAGCACCAGGTACGGCAATCGGCAAACGCCAGCCGCGCCTACCAGCGTCAGGCCGGGGATGTGGACTGGCTGTTGCACTGCGACGTGGACGAATTCCTGTGGTCTGCAGGGTCTGTTGCCGCCCGGCTGGCGGCGCTGCCGTCTGACACCCGCTGTGCCCGGGTGCGCCCGGTTGAGGCCCTGGCGGGCGGCGGCGGCACGGCATTCAAAGGATATCTCCCGGTCGCTGACCAGGACACCCGCGCTGCGCGGCTGTACCCGCAGTTCGGCAAACATCTTAAGGGCGGTTTTCTAAGCCATGTCCAAGGCAAACTGTTTACCCGCACCGGCATCGACGGCCTGGAGATTCGGATTCACAATATTTTGCTGGACGGCGGCATGAATCCCGGCCAGGCCGAACTGGACGGCTTGGATCTGTGCCATTTTCATGCCGCGGACTGGCAAAGCTGGATCAGCCACTACCGGTACCGGCTGCAAAAAGGCTCTTACCGGGCCGGGCTTGCCCCTTCCCGGTCACGGGAGACCGGGGGAATCACCGCGCACGAGCTGCTCAGCACGATTGAAACGGATCACGGAGAGGCCGGCCTGCGCATCTTTTTTGACGAAGTTTGCGCCGACAGCCCTGACCTGCGGAACCGCCTGCAGGCTGAGGGGCTGCTAAAGATCCGAAATCTGGATTTGGACACAAAACGGCGGAAACACTTTCCCGAATTCGGCTGAATTGTCTCTCTGTTGCAAATGGGCGGGACAAAGGCACAGCAAAATCCGGCAATAATTGACGATCGCGCGGGATTTTGCTATGCCGCGACACGAGCCGGCAGCTGCCATCCCGCATGACCTTTGCGGAGCCGGCTGCAACACACACGCGCGGGCCAGGTCAGTGTCCGCAATGACGGATGCATATGACAAAATTCTCCGATCTGAACCTTAATCCCAAGGTCCTCAAAGCTGTTGAGGAAGCTGGATATGAAACCCCCACTCCAATCCAGGCCGGGGCGATTCCATCCGCACTGGAGGGACGCGACGTTCTGGGAATCGCCCAGACCGGCACCGGTAAGACTGCGTCTTTCACGCTGCCGATGATCACCCTTCTGGCGCGCGGCCGCGCCCGCGCCCGGATGCCGCGCAGCCTGGTGCTGTGCCCCACCCGCGAGCTAGCGGCCCAGGTGGCGGAAAACTTCGACACCTATGCCAAGCATGTAAAGCTCACCAAGGCGCTGCTGATCGGCGGGGTTTCATTCAAGGAACAGGACGCGCTGATCGACAAAGGCGTCGATGTCCTGATCGCTACCCCCGGCCGCCTGCTGGACCATTTTGAGCGCGGCAAGCTGCTGCTCACCGGTGTGCAGATCATGGTGGTGGACGAGGCCGACCGGATGCTCGACATGGGCTTTATCCCGGATATCGAGCGGATCTTCTCGCTGACGCCGTTCACCCGCCAGACGCTGTTCTTTTCGGCCACCATGGCGCCAGAGATCGAGCGGATCACCAACACATTCCTGTCAGGCCCCGCCCGGATCGAAGTGGCCCGCCAGGCCACTGCGTCGGAAACCATCGAACAGGCCGTCGTGCAGTTCAAAGCGTCCCGCCGCGACCGCGAAGCAACGGAAAAACGCCGGGTACTGCGCGCGCTGATTGATGGCGAGGGTGACAAGCTCACCAATGGCATCATCTTCTGCAACCGCAAAACGGATGTGGATATCGTAGCCAAATCGCTCAAGAAATACGGTTATGACGCAGCGCCGATCCATGGCGATCTGGATCAAAGCCAGCGGACCAAAACTTTGGACGGCTTCCGCGAAGGGGCCTTGCGCATCCTGGTGGCTTCGGATGTGGCCGCGCGCGGCCTTGATGTGCCCAGCGTCAGCCATGTGTTCAATTTCGATGTGCCCGGCCATGCCGAGGATTACGTCCACCGGATCGGCCGCACAGGGCGCGCCGGCCGCGAGGGCAAGGCCATCACCATCTGTATTCCGCGCGATGACAAGGCGTTGGATGCGGTGGAAAAGCTGCTTCAGAAAGAGATCCCGCGTCTGGACAACCCGGTGAAGCCGGAACCCAAGGCGGAAAAACCCGCGCGCGCTGCCAAGCCGGAAGCGGACACCCGCGCGGCCAAGCCGGAAGCGGAAGCCCGCGAGCCCCGCAAAGAGGCGTCCCGCAGCCCCCGCAAGGACGAAACGCCTGCGCAAAAGCCCGAACGCTCTTCGGGCCGCGGTAAATACGGTAAACGCGACGACAAATCCGTGGTCGGCATGGGCGACCATCTGCCCAGCTTCATCGCTCTCAGCTTTGCGGAACGCCGGGCCGGCTGACCGTCACTGCCAGGCATTTTTTTTGCAGGCCGCTCCTCCCCGGGGCGGCCTTTTTTTCATTGCGGCTGCAGAAGGGCGACCCACCATGCAGCTGCCGCATGGCGACCTTTGCACTTGCAGCATAACGGGTCTTCGATCTTGGGTGGCGTCAACCTGTGCAAACAGGCGTATTGCATCCGCAACACTGTAACGCGCCATTGAAATTGGGCCTCGCCATGAACACCACCGACACCAACACCCTGACCATTGCACAATTCCAGGCCATTGAAGCCCGCGCCCATGAGCTGCGCGCCGAGGCTTTTGCCAATGTGATGCGCCGCCTGTTCCGCGCTATGTTCAGCGCCCCGCGCAAGGTAGTTTCCTGCCCCAGCTGCGCCCGTCCGCTGCACGGCTGAGACGTCTCGCGGCTCTGCCGGTCCAGCACCCGAATTGACAACGCCGCGTGCCTAAAAAGGCCGCGGCGTTGTTGTTTCTTACACTGTTGTTCTGCGGCAGCGCCGCGGACCCGCCAGGGTACGCGGCGCCTGGCCCAACGGGGCCTGCTGCATTTTCAATGCGGCTTGGGCCGGGCGGGAGAACCGCCCTGCCCTCGCAGGTTCAGCGCATGCGGCTGACGACCACCGTCACCTCGGGTTTTTTGCCGATCTCGCTATGGGCGCTTTGGCGGGCAATGCGGCGCAGCTCCTGTTCCAGCTTGTCCTCATCGCGCAGCGTCTTGGCACCGGCGCGCATCAGGAACTGGTTCAGATCCGCTTCCATAATCTCGACCAGGGCGGCGTTGGAACTGCCGGTCTCAGACAAGCCCTTGACGTCGCACCAGGGCTCGCCCAGCGGCTCGTCCTGCTCGTCCAGCAGCACAGTCACCACCACATGGCCGTTCAGCGCCATGCGGATACGGTCGCGGACAACACCGTCCATCGCACCGTATTTGACAGATCCGTCCAGATAGGTGCGGCCGGTATCGACATAGCCGGCACTCTTGGGCGCGTCGCCGCTGAGGTCCATCATCATACCGTTGACCACAACCGCGCTGGCAATGCCCTTTGCCTCGCCCAGACGAGCGTGCTGGCGCAGATGGCGGTGCTCGCCGTGCATCGGCACCAGCATTCTGGGTTTCAGCAAGGTATGCATGGTTTCCAGATCCGGACCGTTGGCATGGCCGGACACATGGTAAAGGCCGGAACTGTCATCAACCACATCCACACCCATTTCAGAGAACTGGTTGATAATGCGGATCACGCCCTTTTCATTGCCCGGGATGGTCTTGGAGGAGAACAGGAAAGTGTCGCCCTCCTTCAGCTCCAGCCCGCGGTATTTGCCGCGCGCCAGCTGTGCAGAGGCCGCGCGGCGCTCGCCCTGGCTGCCGGTGGTGATCAGCATCAGATTGTCGCGCGGCACATTACTTGCGTCTTCAGGGCTGATCACCTTGGGGAAGTCCGTCAGAACACCGGTTTCCGTCGCAGCCTCGATCATCCGGCGCATCGCCCGGCCCAGCAGCACAATCGACCGCCCGGCCCGCACCCCGGCCTCGGCCAGGGTTTTCACCCGGGCCACGTTGGAGGCGAATGTGGTGGCGGCAACCATGCCCTTGGCTTCGGAAATCAACCGGGTGATCTCATCCGGCAGCTCTGATTCCGAACGGCCCGGATGGGTCGAGAACACATTGGTGGAATCGCAGACCAGCGCCTGGATGCCGTCCTTGGCGATCTCTGCCCACATCTCCGGATCGAAGGGTTCCCCGACCAGCGGATTGGAATCCAGCTTGAAGTCGCCGGTATGCACCACCCGGCCTGCCGGGCTGTCGATCACCAACCCGCCGCTTTCGGGGATTGAGTGGCTCATCGGGGCAACACCGATGGTGAAGGGACCAAGCTTGGTCACTTCGGGCCAGGCTTCAACCGTGTGCACGTTGGCCGGATCGTGACCCGCTTCCTCCATCTTGCGGCGCGCCAGGTTGGCGGTGAAGGCACGGGCGTAGACCGGCACATTCAGGCTGGAATACATATGCGCGATGGCGCCGATGTGGTCCTCGTGCCCGTGGGTGACGAAAATCCCTTCCAGCCGGTCTACCCGCTCTTTCAGCCAGGTCATGTCCGGCATGATCAGGTCGACGCCGGGGGTGGTGTCCATATCGGGGAAGGTCACGCCCAGGTCGACCAGGATCAGGCGTTCTTTGTTCTTTGGCCCGTAGCCGTAGACATAGGCATTCATGCCAATTTCACCCGCCCCGCCGAGGGGCAGATAGATCAATCTTTCACTGCTCATGCGTCAGTACCATTATCCTTGTTGTATTTATGAATGATCTGCAGCCCATGCATGGTGAGGTCATCCTCAAATGCGTCGAACAGATCAGCGGATTGCTGGAACAAAGGCGCCAGCCCGCCTGTCGAGATTACTTTCATCGCCACGCCGCGCTCGGTCTTGATCCGGGTGCAGATCTCGCGGACGAGGCCGACATAGCCCCAGAACACGCCGGACTGCATACAGGCGACGGTGTTGGTTCCGATGACATTTTCAGGTTTGGTGATGTCCACATGCGGCAAGGCGGCGGCAGCCTGGTGCAGGGCCTCAAGGCTCAGGTTCACGCCGGGCGCAATCACCCCGCCGACATAGGCGCCATCCTCGGCCACCACATCAAATGTTGTGGCGGTGCCAAAATCCACCACAATCAGATTGCCGCCATAAAGGTCAAAGCCGGATACCGTGTTGACCAGCCGGTCGGGGCCGACGGCGGTGCCTTCGTCCACCCGCACCGCGACGGGCAGCAGGCAACCAGGCTTGCCCACCACCAGGGGGCGCGTGCTGAAATAGCGGTCCGCCAAAACCCGCAGGTTGAACACCACCCGCGGCACGGTCGAGGAAATGATCATGTCGGTGATATCCGCCTCGATCCCCTGCAGCCGCATCAGTGTGTTGAGCCAGACATAGTATTGGTCGGCAGTGCGCTGCCAGTCGGTGGCGGTGCGCCACATGCCAACGAACTTCTCGCCGTCGTAGATTGAGAAGACGGTATTGGTATTGCCGCAGTCAACTGCCAGAAGCATTGCTGCCCTTTCCTAGAAATAGATGTCGGCCGCGGGAATGCTGACGCGGCCCTTGGCAGTGTTTAGGACAAGGTTGCCGTTGGCGTCCACTGTTTCAAAAGTGCCTTCGGTCTCGGAACTAGCGGTGCGGGCGGTGATCACCTCGCCCAGCTTGGCGGCGCGCGCCAGCCATGCGGTGCGAATCGGTTCAAAACCATAGGTGCTGAATTGTTGCTCATAGCGTGCAAAGGCGCCGGCCACTGCTTCCAGAAACTCCTCCGGCGAGACCTGAACGCCGGTTTCCGACAACAGCGACACTGGCCAGACCGCGCCGGGTTCCAGCCATTCCTTCATCGGGGTTTCAACCAGATTGACACCGATGCCGACAAACAGGTGGGTGACCCCCTGCCCGTTGCCAGCACTTTCCAGCAGGATCCCCGCCAGCTTGCCGCCTTTTAGCAGCACATCGTTGGGCCACTTCAGCGACAGGCCTTCAGTGCGGCCTGTCACGGCGACACAGGCGTCATAGACCGCCAGCGCCGCGACAAAGCTGCGCAGCGCTGCCTGATCCGGCGCGCCTTGGGGCCGCATCACCAGCGTGGCGGCGAAATTGCCCTTGGGGTCCTTCCAGTCGCGCCCGCGGCGGCCGCGCCCCTGGGTCTGGCGCAGCGCCAGGATCCATTCGGGGCCTGCCAGCTCACCGGCGATGCGGGCGGCCTCGTTCAGGGTGCTGTCGACCTCGGCAAGCACCCGTTTTCCATATTCAGCTGGCCAGCTCATCTGCATTCCTTAGAAAGTGCGAAAGGCCCGGTCACGCGACCGGGCCT
It includes:
- a CDS encoding response regulator, producing the protein MVEDNDLDALILERNLKKLSPAAQIVRACDGLEALEILTTDKLQDVPHPFFILLDINMPRMNGHEFLDAMRAKEDISSNIVFMFTTSENPKDISRAYARNVSGYIVKPISSAGTRKVLGALQDMWDICTPPIYCSA
- a CDS encoding ATP-binding protein yields the protein MQQDEFSDHFEVLDSVEIAVIVLKVGGDGLPRYVAMNTKAQEFTKLGFDDFAGKTALELYGGATGRRALNHHLDVIAAGREATYDIVLPAVQKTKYLSTTLRPVFNDDGRLVYLVGSSTDITSERERDEALELTRLALDKAEEASQAKERFLANMSHEIRTPMNGILGMCELLKETALDDQQALFADTIFNSATALLSVINDVLDFSKIQADKISLRDAPFSLLDLVQDVGTLLWAKAAYKGLDLRTDYPADVPRAFIGDASKIRQILMNLLGNAIKFTGTGQVTASVSYDPGAAKHPLRISVSDTGPGIDQSQIEQIFSAFEQVNRQTTRVVEGTGLGLAITRALVERMGGRIDVASVPGQGAVFTVHLDLRQADAEDGAASPEDGVSCVQDQRLALNIQAVNTPSELPAEALKGMRILVAEDNKTNQLVVRKMLKPTGADLLFAANGQLAFEAYISAGCDLILMDLSMPVLGGLEATRKIRQYEQDAALPECPIIALTANAQPSDVEACMAVGMNDFLSKPFRKAELLARILR
- a CDS encoding peptide chain release factor 3, coding for MLDTASNHPELPPEIARRRTFAIISHPDAGKTTLTEKFLLYGGAIQMAGQVRAKGEARRTRSDFMQMEKDRGISVSASAMSFDFSGFRFNLVDTPGHSDFSEDTYRTLTAVDAAVMVIDGAKGVESQTQKLFEVCRLRDLPILTFCNKMDRESRDTFEIIDEIQQNLAIDVTPASWPIGVGREFIGCYDMLRDRLELMDRADRNKVAESIEINGLDDPRLAEHVPEHLLEQLLEEVEMARELLPALDPQSVLEGHMTPIWFGSAINSFGVKELMDGIGAYGPEPQPQSAQPRQVAPEEKKVAGFVFKVQANMDPKHRDRVAFVRMASGHFKRGMKLTHVRTKKPMAISNPVLFLASDRELAEEAWAGDIIGIPNHGQLRIGDTLTEGEAIRVTGIPSFAPELLQGVRAGDPMKAKHLEKALMQFAEEGAAKVFKPSIGSGFIVGVVGQLQFEVLASRIEMEYGLPVRFEASQFTSARWVNGERAAVDKFTNANKQHIAHDHDGDVVYLTRLQWDIDRVVRDYPDLKLTATKEMMV
- a CDS encoding glycosyltransferase family 2 protein, which encodes MSGEQIKWGVVSTIKADAGDILTFAAHHLEAGAHRLFLYLDAPCPDAFPHLKAHPKIRVTECNETYWRRMGRRPVKHQVRQSANASRAYQRQAGDVDWLLHCDVDEFLWSAGSVAARLAALPSDTRCARVRPVEALAGGGGTAFKGYLPVADQDTRAARLYPQFGKHLKGGFLSHVQGKLFTRTGIDGLEIRIHNILLDGGMNPGQAELDGLDLCHFHAADWQSWISHYRYRLQKGSYRAGLAPSRSRETGGITAHELLSTIETDHGEAGLRIFFDEVCADSPDLRNRLQAEGLLKIRNLDLDTKRRKHFPEFG
- a CDS encoding DEAD/DEAH box helicase, with product MTKFSDLNLNPKVLKAVEEAGYETPTPIQAGAIPSALEGRDVLGIAQTGTGKTASFTLPMITLLARGRARARMPRSLVLCPTRELAAQVAENFDTYAKHVKLTKALLIGGVSFKEQDALIDKGVDVLIATPGRLLDHFERGKLLLTGVQIMVVDEADRMLDMGFIPDIERIFSLTPFTRQTLFFSATMAPEIERITNTFLSGPARIEVARQATASETIEQAVVQFKASRRDREATEKRRVLRALIDGEGDKLTNGIIFCNRKTDVDIVAKSLKKYGYDAAPIHGDLDQSQRTKTLDGFREGALRILVASDVAARGLDVPSVSHVFNFDVPGHAEDYVHRIGRTGRAGREGKAITICIPRDDKALDAVEKLLQKEIPRLDNPVKPEPKAEKPARAAKPEADTRAAKPEAEAREPRKEASRSPRKDETPAQKPERSSGRGKYGKRDDKSVVGMGDHLPSFIALSFAERRAG
- a CDS encoding RSP_7527 family protein, whose amino-acid sequence is MNTTDTNTLTIAQFQAIEARAHELRAEAFANVMRRLFRAMFSAPRKVVSCPSCARPLHG
- a CDS encoding ribonuclease J produces the protein MSSERLIYLPLGGAGEIGMNAYVYGYGPKNKERLILVDLGVTFPDMDTTPGVDLIMPDMTWLKERVDRLEGIFVTHGHEDHIGAIAHMYSSLNVPVYARAFTANLARRKMEEAGHDPANVHTVEAWPEVTKLGPFTIGVAPMSHSIPESGGLVIDSPAGRVVHTGDFKLDSNPLVGEPFDPEMWAEIAKDGIQALVCDSTNVFSTHPGRSESELPDEITRLISEAKGMVAATTFASNVARVKTLAEAGVRAGRSIVLLGRAMRRMIEAATETGVLTDFPKVISPEDASNVPRDNLMLITTGSQGERRAASAQLARGKYRGLELKEGDTFLFSSKTIPGNEKGVIRIINQFSEMGVDVVDDSSGLYHVSGHANGPDLETMHTLLKPRMLVPMHGEHRHLRQHARLGEAKGIASAVVVNGMMMDLSGDAPKSAGYVDTGRTYLDGSVKYGAMDGVVRDRIRMALNGHVVVTVLLDEQDEPLGEPWCDVKGLSETGSSNAALVEIMEADLNQFLMRAGAKTLRDEDKLEQELRRIARQSAHSEIGKKPEVTVVVSRMR
- a CDS encoding type III pantothenate kinase, with the translated sequence MLLAVDCGNTNTVFSIYDGEKFVGMWRTATDWQRTADQYYVWLNTLMRLQGIEADITDMIISSTVPRVVFNLRVLADRYFSTRPLVVGKPGCLLPVAVRVDEGTAVGPDRLVNTVSGFDLYGGNLIVVDFGTATTFDVVAEDGAYVGGVIAPGVNLSLEALHQAAAALPHVDITKPENVIGTNTVACMQSGVFWGYVGLVREICTRIKTERGVAMKVISTGGLAPLFQQSADLFDAFEDDLTMHGLQIIHKYNKDNGTDA
- a CDS encoding biotin--[acetyl-CoA-carboxylase] ligase, whose product is MSWPAEYGKRVLAEVDSTLNEAARIAGELAGPEWILALRQTQGRGRRGRDWKDPKGNFAATLVMRPQGAPDQAALRSFVAALAVYDACVAVTGRTEGLSLKWPNDVLLKGGKLAGILLESAGNGQGVTHLFVGIGVNLVETPMKEWLEPGAVWPVSLLSETGVQVSPEEFLEAVAGAFARYEQQFSTYGFEPIRTAWLARAAKLGEVITARTASSETEGTFETVDANGNLVLNTAKGRVSIPAADIYF